The Synchiropus splendidus isolate RoL2022-P1 chromosome 5, RoL_Sspl_1.0, whole genome shotgun sequence DNA window TCAGGGGATTTTGTGGACAATGGCACGAGAGGAGAGTGGGGCATTAAAGCCTGCTTGTATTCCAACAATATATGGCTAAGTCAATGTAATTATTCTTCAGGTTTGTCTTAGCGCATGGGTACAGAACAGATCTTCATCCTGTGGAGTGGAGTAGTGGAGTGGAGTTGCCATTTGTGAGAAGAGCTCTATAGAGTTCTTCTCACAAATGGCAACATTTTGACATTCCTTTTGGATGTCAAAAAGGAATGTCTGCCTGACTGACTTGATGCATGTCTGTTTGTGATCAGTTTTCATTCTTATTCAGCCTGTCTAACCAAGATTAGCTGTAAATCTGCCACtcattttcttctcttccatCCTGGACGTTTCATACACACTGTTCCTGACCGTGACAGATCAGTTACAGAGCAGTCTAAGCCATTAGTGTCCTGTTATGGAAATGCGGGCATTAATCACACACTTAAATTGGCTCAAGTGTGAATGATCCTGTTAACGTTGAGAAATGAAGTGTGTCAGTGACAGGCCGTTCCTTCAGCCTCTGGCTCCTTATTAGCTCCAGACAACACCTCAatcattgaaattgttgttgGTGTCTGCTCTTTCGCTGATTAGTGTCCATATCAATACAACTTCCCGGACCTCACAGTATGTGTGTGACAGTTGATAATATGGCACAAAGCAAGGACTACCAAATCATCTGCTGTGTTTCCTGCAAACCTAATTAGTGTACTGTGCAAATTTTACAGGGAGGATCTTCTCCTATTTTTCCTGAAGATTGAAATGTTATAGGACAAATGTTGGGGTTTCTATAAAGTGTTTCTCAGGATCAACTCTGATACCTGTGTTTGCAGGAGTATGCCCTAGATGGACTTGTCAACATTGTGGGGGGTTGTTGTGGGACCACCCCTGGACACATCAGGTTTCTCTCTCATTGTTTTAAAAACCAAATGATTGTAGGTAGTTTGGTTTGAGCGTTTTTCTCCTGTCCCTGCTCCCAGAGCCATATCAGACGCAGTCAAACACTGTCTACCAAGGGTTCCCACTGCCGACATTCATCGTGACTACATGCTTCTTTCAGGTAATGAGTGGTGCACTGTACCAGTTTGACATAATattgacctctgtgaccttaATTTCAGGTTTAGAGCCATTCAAAATCGGTCCCTACACCAACTTTGTCAACATTGGTGAGCGTTGTAATGTGGCTGGATCCCGCAGATTTGCAAAGATGATCATGGCCGGAAACTATGAGGTATCAAAGATGCCAATAGTCTTCATTATAAGCCGTTCTCTGTATGGTATGTGATTCTTTCATTGTGCACCCAGGAGGCTCTTAGTGTTGCTAAGACACAGGTGGAGATGGGGGCACAAATCCTTGATATAAACATGGATGAGGGGATGTTGGAGGGGCCCATGGCCATGGCTCGTTTCTGTAACTATATTGCTTCTGAGCCAGACATTGCACGGGTGAGCAGTATAACCATGCACAACCAAAAAGACGCAACATAAATTCACTCTCACAATAACGACACAGTCCTTCTGTTTCATTCCTCCACTCTAGGTTCCCCTTTGTATCGACTCCTCCAACTTTTCTGTGATTGAAGCTGGGCTGAAATGCTGCCAGGGCAAGTGCATCGTCAACAGTATCAGTCTGAAAGAAGGAGAGCTGGAGTTCCTGCAGAGAGCTGCTACAGTGAAGCGCTACGGAGCCGCTGTCGTGGTCATGGCCTTTGATGAGGAGGGACAGGTGAGAGGGCACTTTTGAACGCTTCAAATTAGATGATCGCAACCATATGACAATTACAGCATATTATAATCAATTATACAATACTATCTACCCCCATTTATGTTAAATAAATTGTCCTTGCCCTCCACCCATCTATTGAATATTCTCCCGCTGCTTAGCTCGTGGTTGAACACTGATTCAAGATTCTCATCCATATCACTGCCTCACCTGCCAGCTCACAAATGATGAATTGTGAACATTAGATAAGACAGataatttgtttttgtactgCAGTATTTAAAAATTGATACACGCGCTTGCATTCCTATTTTCTCTGCAGGCCACGGATACAGACCGTAAAGTGGAAATATGCTCTCGGGCCTACTGGCTTCTGGTTAACAAAGTTGGATTTGACCCTAATGACATCATCTTTGACCCTAACATTCTCACCATTGGCACTGGGATGGAGGAACATAACGAATATGCTGTCAACTTCATCTGTGCCACCAAGCTCATTAAGGTAATGTGATTTCTCAAAAAGcaatgtttggacgtggcttCTTTTTGGCTTTCAACTGTGGATCTTGGTGGCTCgcaggggcttttcacactgggCACTCAGTCTTGAAACAAAGTGCGCTCGGCTCAAAAgtcagatgtgaacacaagcgagttgggttttggcCACAGACTTGATCCTGTCtgaagagctgcaccttgtcttaGGAAACTCTCTGTGGgcggtgagcttctcgcctcaggcgactcgtgGGGAAACTACAGTATGTgtactccacacaaacatgataaatgctcaGCAGTAAAcggtctgatcactgtctgggcaGACAACCTCATTCAAAAACAACCTTGCacactcccagaacactgaggtgtgctgctgcagctgcattagactggtgctggggaggaGCGCAGCACGGCGCAGCGGTCCACTTCTGgctatgtgtgtgggtgtttgataacttacCTGTTTTAGCCTTTAGTAAGCTAATAAACAACTGCTTTTATTGACAGGCAGATTTACTTAAATGAATCACGCTGGGATCTGACTATTTATGTGCTGTTGCAACTGCTGTGATCTGTGTAGCTGTCTGCATGACAAcagcagcgaggaggaaagacacTGATTTTTGGTCGTAAATAGGTTCAGCTTGTGTGGCCCGGCTGGCGaggacttccttgagacgtgctttgtCCTGGGTcgcaaaccagctattttgtggAGAGTGCTGCGagctgagaaggaaaaaaaaggacatcacctgaggcacagaggtgcaaggctgcacagcagggggcaaatTGAACTCAGGCCAGGACACAgaatccgcagtgtgaaaagccccacAGTTATATTTGTGCATTGGGCAGCGAAGCTTAGTGCTGGCTGATAATTATGATTATTTGTCCATTGCTAAAAAGCTGGATTGCTCAATTTATATTTAAGAAAAGACAGTTTACCTTCTTCATGTTTGATTCAGCTGCTCAACCGTCTTTGGTACTTACTCTTGTGGAATTCCTGATAATGACTGTCAGTCAGTAAGGcttattttgtttgtggacTGAGGTTAAATGCGCATTTTCATACTAGTATTGTTGCTGTGATTTctctttatatatttattatgctTTGTTTTGGTAGGAGACCCTTCCTGGGGCCAGAGTCAGTGGGGGACTTTCCAACCTGTCCTTTTCCTTCAGAGGGATGGAGGCGATCAGAGAAGCCATGCATGGTGTTTTTCTCTATCATGCTATCAAGGTAAACTCTGACTCACCCCAACATCAACAATGACTGTGGTTACATGCCGAGCGTAGTTGACACTaaggcagtagctcgattaagCCGCCAAGTCCGTTTgcgtcatgttctcctggttaACACGCAGTACAGGTAAGTCAAATTGCTGAGTAATGCCCCTCCGAGATGAGGAGTGAGTGGCGCCGTGAACTCTCACCTCAGGATGTCTGAGGTGCATTGCTCAGTAATTCGACTTACCTCTACTGTGTGTAAATCTGTGTGTGAATCGAACTATTGCCTTAGTCGGGCTACTCTGCATGTAATCGTGTTGCAAAGGTCTGATGTAGACTAGTAGTAACTGGCCTCTTGTGTTTGATGTCAGGATGGGATGGACATGGGCATTGTGAATGCGGGAAATCTGCCAGTGTACGATGACATCGACAAAGAGCTGCTCCTGCTCTGCGAAAACCTGATATGGAACAGAGATGCTGAAGCCACTGAGAAACTACTGGCCTACACTCAGGTTCACACAGGCACAAGCACATTCAGGCTGTTTCACCATTTCAGGATTTAAATATTGCACAATATGTGTACAGAACACTGCCAAAGGAGGAAAGAAGGTGCTTCAAACAGATGAGTGGAGGAAAGGAAATGTTGAAGAGCGCCTGGAGTACGCTCTCATCAAGGTCGGATGTCTAGCTCACCTGATTGCTTATAAAGTCAAAAAGAGGGTGGTGcaaatctttgttttgttttttgttaaggGTTTCATTTACAACTTCTGAATGCCAACTGCTGTAATGAGCAATCAAAAGATTTGGCTGAAACTTTGGCCAATCTCCCAAAAAACTTCAGaccaaaatgaagaaaaacactcaATATATTCTGACACATCTTTTTGGTTTGTGTGGATCAGGGAATTGAAAAGTATGTGGTGGAGGACGTAGAGGAGTGTCGAGTGCAGGTCAACCGCTACACTCGACCTCTTCACATCATTGAAGGCCCGCTGATGAACGGCATGAAGGTGGTTGGAGATTTGTTTGGTGCAGGGAAGATGTTCCTTCCTCAGGTAGGGGTGCTGAAACTCTACTCTTGTGCTTTTGGTGTTGAAATGTTCAGTATTCTGAGAATGATCTTTAGGCCATGTATGCATTACACCTCAGGCAAAGTAAAAGTTGAGCACTTCCTAGACAGCTGTCGAAAGAATCTGATAAAAACTTCGAGAATAATTTAAATGATGACtgaaagaacacacacaattgtttaattgttgttgttaagaTGATTATGACTTATTTCCATGTTCATTCAAtgcaatattgtttttcttctccccccccaaaaaacaacttGTACAAACCACAAAAAATGGACATTAAAAAGTCATGAAATATACCTGAATTTGATAATGTAAGGAGCATGAAAAGACTGTATGATGGATGTATAAAATCGTTTCTCTGCCATAATGTAAGGTATAATTGGCTGGAAAAATTTAGattcatataatataatacattttagCTCCTGCCAAATGTGTGTTTAGTGTGTTTAGCTAATGCACATTTTctcaatatttcaaaatatagcgagttttgttaaaaaaataaaacatactgCAGCATTCTGTAGGGTTCCAATATCTTGACAATGAAGAGACCCAAATCAGCTGGATAGATCCCTTTTATAGTCCAAGTCTTGATTACTTTCTTGACAAGATTGACTAGTTCCTAGTCAATCGGATCTGAATTTTGAGAGGCTTCCATTTGTATTTACACCGGCCCCACCTGCTGTCAggtctttttcttccttttataCAATGGTAGACTTTGTGCTTGGATCAGTCTTATTAGACGTCATTCCTTATCGTGCAGCTGCTTCCTTTTTCCTTCTTGCAGGTCATCAAGTCTGCTCGAGTTATGAAGAAGGCAGTGGCCCACCTGATCCCCTTCAtggaaaaggagagagaagagatgtTGGCGTTATCAGGGTCTACAGAGGATGTGGTCAGTGGCAGTTACTTATTCACCTTTGTTTGATTTCAAATCAAAGTTTAGTGCTAAATTCCGTACACTTTGATATTAGTAGCAAGATATGAACTATTATGGTACTCCTGGTACAGAAGAATACCTTCCAAATcaatgtttctaattgagtttTCAAGCATTGGTCAAATTTATTTTGTATTCCGACATTCATCAATTCAGTATTCACAGGATCGTCGAATAACTGCTCTTTCTGTTAACAGCATTAACTATCTTTACGCATCTCACAGAACTGCATTTAAACTGGGAAACTGATCATTTCTCTTTCAGATGACAAAAAATTCCCAATTTTGCACCAGTGATGTTACCATTGACCTTAACTTGCTTTGTGTTTGAACATGAACTGTacttaaaaaacaataatgCGCAAATAATGCAATTGTAGtctatttgtgttgtttttaaattccGTCATTTAAAAGCGAATTCAATAACGCTGGTTTATCTGCCGCTGCCAACCCTGCATCTTAGAAACAAAAGGAATTATAAATGGATGACCGGAGCTGAGGGACAAGGGACTGTTTTAGTAGACGCTTGTAATTGATCTGTTAAGTTTTTGTCTTGCTTCTGCAGGATCCCTACCAGGGCACCATTGTTCTGGCAACGGTCAAGGGAGACGTTCACGACATTGGCAAGAATATAGTTGGTGTAGTGCTGGGCTGTAATAACTTCAGGTAGGAAACCCTTCTTAATGTTGTAAGTTTGAGAATGAATATGTCACTCTTCATCGTAAGAATGCACTTACTACATTAGCACCTCTCCTTTTGATCTTCCATGTCATGTCGGTTTTGGGTTCAATATTAATAGAATCTAGACACTTTTGTATGATATTATATTAATTAGAATTTAAGTTAGGCATGAGATTTCATAATATTTTTGGATGAGAATTGTTCATCTTTTCAGTCATCTCCTATAGAAATATCAGAATTCAATAATACAGTATGTTGCCTAAGTATCTTGGATTTGCCTGCTTATTTGCTTattttgttggatttttttaGTGTTTGCCTTCTTTGATAAAGACATCACAGATGTTAAAGAAATGCcactaaatgtttttattactttttaaatCCAGAGTGATTGACCTTGGTGTGATGGTTCCCTGTGATCGGATTCTCAAAGAGGCCATAGAAAGGAAAGCAGGTACCAATAACACATTGTATTATGTGGACATTTGtccatattgttttttttaaccaagcAATGAATGGCCCATGAAGTGTTTTAATCAAAACACTGACATTTGAAATTGAACTAGAATATGTTTCATATGTTTTAATGCacttaaaaatgtttccctTGCTTTTTGCGCTCATTGTATTGTATTGGCAAATGTGGTAAATGTTGGTGTAGTGGTACAAGTACTCGGACTGGACCGTCTCGGTATATATTGGTCGAGTTTGGCATGCAGACCTATTGTGTATACACATGGAACTGCTTTACTTATGTCCTCACATTATCCACAGTTTCTGTTCTGTATTGCCCCACATGGGTCTTTTTTTTGGTTGAGAGCATGAATAAGTGATAACCTTGTAATATTTAGTAAAGCGAGATGACTGTCTTCATTGTCTTCATTATTGTTTGAAAGGCACCTTATTTGGCCATTTGTGACCCCAACAATAATTCCTTATATAATAGCTCCATGAAGAGCACTTTTCCAAACATGGTAAAGTCCAGTCATTTTCAGATGTTGTTCTTTTTTCCTTACAACcacatatttttccatttgtCCTGCTGGAATAGTTGAAAAATGCTCAGCAATCGTtgaccattttttaaattttcttccGATACTTATGAAGTTTTAGTTTTTTACACCATAaaatattgttctttttttatcagtcttttaacaacaacagcagtacCCAATTCTTCGTTCATAACCGTTTGTATGATACTATTAATTCACAAATATTTTAAGGAATGCCTTACGACAAAGGAACGCTTATAAGAGAGTGTGAAGCCTAACCTTTCCCCTTTTTCTAATCAGCAAAAGTTGTGTTTGTGCACTATAGACATGATTGGTCTGTCTGggctcatcactccatctctggATGAGATGATTTATGTGGCCAAAGAGATGGAAAGACTCGGAATGACAACACCACTTCTGATTGGTGGAGCAACCACATCTAAGTAAGAATGAGTCCTCTCTTCATCCTTATGTTCCTAACTTGCTTTATTGTGAAAcgcaaacatttttattttatttttattattcaatatGGTTTCTGTACGTCTCTGAGTGCTTCTGTTTTCCAAGGACTCACACAGCAGTGAAGATTGCTCCTCGCTACACGTCTCCTGTTGTGCATGTTCTAGATGCTTCAAGAAGTGTTGTTGTGGTAAGAActtttactttttcttcattGCTCCAAGTACTGTTCTTCAGACAGTTCTTTGCGAATGACCATTGTATTTGGTTATTGTCTTCGTTGTCTTAGCAATACTGCAGTACACTGGATGTTCTTCATAAAACCATATATCACAGTAACACACCCGGTCCACACCCGGTTAAGATACCCAAGAGCAATATTCTCTTCCAGTGTTCCCAGCTCTTGGATGAGAACGCGAAAGATGAGTACTTTGATGACCTGAAGGAGGAGTATGAGGACATCCGTCAGGAGCACTACGACTCCCTGAAGGTAACAGGACGGGACGATAGTTGCTGGTTATGTCAGACATTTctgtttcaggaaatatgtgaagaGTGATGGATTAATGTTCcacttatgaatgaatgaactctaCATGTGCGCCTGTTTCATATATGGTGGGGCACTATGATAAAAAGTGCCTTGTTCTCTTCAGGATCGCCACTATCTGTCTCTTGCACAGTCCAGGGACAAGCGTTTACAGATTGACTGGCATTCCATGCCCCAACCCGGTAAACTGGTGGCTCAAGACGACTATTTAATTCAGAAATCAACAAGGAATCAACAAGttaaaatcatttgttttcttcctttgtttcaGTGTGTCCTCAGTTCCTTGGGTGCCGTGTGTTTGAGCAGTACGACCTGAGTAGCCTGCTGGAGTTCATTGATTGGAAGCCATTCTTTGATGTGTGGCAGCTTAGAGGCAAATACCCCAACAGAGGGTATCCCAAACTTTTTAAAGACCAGACCGTTGGTGCGTGCTCCCATTTTAAAGTACAATTTAATGATCTCCACCAAACACATTGTTTCTAGTTTTTTATATATTGCCCCTTATTGCAAGAACTGGGCCATGGTGGAAAGTTAGTTATCCTTTGTTGTGTATTATTTCTTCATGTCCCTTGTTTCATGATTGACTTTGTCATCGCAAGATTCTTTGATTTTGCTGTTTGCATGCTAAATTGACCTGAAAGGTCTTATTGCCTGTTGCCTGTTGAAGTGACTGTGCCAACTGCTGTCCAAATACTGCAGGTGAAGAAGCACGTCGAGTTTTCGATGATGCCCAAAAGATGTTGAACCAAGTGATAGAGGGTTCCAGATTACAGGGAAGGGGCCTGGTGGGTTTCTGGCGAGCCCAAAGTGACGGAGATGACATAAAGGTGTTCCACGATTGTGCCACTGTGCTCAGAGACACAGAGCCAATAGCCACATTTCATGGCTTAAGGCAGCAGGTGACCAAAGATTGAACAATAGACCTTTTGGCCTCCAACAGTTTGCTGACTTTCCATTGCTTGATAAATATGCATTCTCAGGTGGAGAAGGACAGCTCCAGTTCTGAGCCGTATCTCTGTCTCTCGGACTTCGTGGCACCCATCGAGAGTGGTGTGGCCGACTACATCGGGGTCTTTGCTGTTGGAGTGTTTGGTGCCGAGGAGCTCAGTCAGCAGTTTCTGTCTCAGGCAGACGACTACAGCAGCATCATGATCAAGGCCCTAGCAGACCGCCTGGCTGAGGTGCGTCTTCAACGTTGAACTCCCTGTGCCATTTGCGTTTCAATGCCTTTTAAGTCATGTTAGCCTGCTGATACTTTACAACAATCCATCACTGAAGTCATTGCTGTGACAGGACAAGCTGCGTTTCTCTTCTGCTTGTAATGTCACAAGAGCAGTTCTCTCAGTGAATTCAATGTCCGTTACATCAGGTTAAACCTTTTTACACATTTTCCACAGTGAAAAATTCTACTTCAATTTCATAGTACCTTCGACATTTActtatggggaaaaaaatcaaaggcACCACTGGTGAGGACGATGACCGCAACAATAGGTGtctctgctttttttaaaagtgcTCCTGTGTTTGCGTCCATGGCTAGAAGCCTTATGGAGGCACGCCACCCTGCAAGAAAAAATATTCATGGATTCTGTTGATCCTTGAAGGATTTGGGGCAAAATACACTTgcacagcacacacagtttagTCTACTGTTCAAGAGAAAATTTACTGATCGGAACTACTTTTTAATTGACTTTTGAATCGGAGTTGGCTGTGCTGAGGCATGAATTTTCATGTCGAACTTTTTTCATGAGATAATCTGCTTTAGTAAAGGGTCATTTTAGTCCAGCGTCCAGCCTAATCCTTCCTGGG harbors:
- the mtr gene encoding methionine synthase, yielding MSPTNTVNQLSASAGPKCQLEEDLRAVLQQRIMVLDGGMGTMIQQHKLEEEDFRGQEFKEHQLPLKGNNDLLSITQPDIIYNIHKDYLLAGADIIETNTFSSTSIAQADYGLEHMAYRLNKVSAELAKKAAHDVTKQTGCKRYVAGAVGPTNKTLSVSPSVERPDFRNITFDELVEAYSEQVRGLLDGGADILLVETIFDTANAKAALFAIDLLFDKSYARTPLFVSGTIVDRSGRTLSGQTGEAFVVSVSHAKPLCIGLNCALGASEMRPFIEAIGKGTDAFIICYPNAGLPNTFGGYDETPTVTASSLKEYALDGLVNIVGGCCGTTPGHIRAISDAVKHCLPRVPTADIHRDYMLLSGLEPFKIGPYTNFVNIGERCNVAGSRRFAKMIMAGNYEEALSVAKTQVEMGAQILDINMDEGMLEGPMAMARFCNYIASEPDIARVPLCIDSSNFSVIEAGLKCCQGKCIVNSISLKEGELEFLQRAATVKRYGAAVVVMAFDEEGQATDTDRKVEICSRAYWLLVNKVGFDPNDIIFDPNILTIGTGMEEHNEYAVNFICATKLIKETLPGARVSGGLSNLSFSFRGMEAIREAMHGVFLYHAIKDGMDMGIVNAGNLPVYDDIDKELLLLCENLIWNRDAEATEKLLAYTQNTAKGGKKVLQTDEWRKGNVEERLEYALIKGIEKYVVEDVEECRVQVNRYTRPLHIIEGPLMNGMKVVGDLFGAGKMFLPQVIKSARVMKKAVAHLIPFMEKEREEMLALSGSTEDVDPYQGTIVLATVKGDVHDIGKNIVGVVLGCNNFRVIDLGVMVPCDRILKEAIERKADMIGLSGLITPSLDEMIYVAKEMERLGMTTPLLIGGATTSKTHTAVKIAPRYTSPVVHVLDASRSVVVCSQLLDENAKDEYFDDLKEEYEDIRQEHYDSLKDRHYLSLAQSRDKRLQIDWHSMPQPVCPQFLGCRVFEQYDLSSLLEFIDWKPFFDVWQLRGKYPNRGYPKLFKDQTVGEEARRVFDDAQKMLNQVIEGSRLQGRGLVGFWRAQSDGDDIKVFHDCATVLRDTEPIATFHGLRQQVEKDSSSSEPYLCLSDFVAPIESGVADYIGVFAVGVFGAEELSQQFLSQADDYSSIMIKALADRLAEAFAEALHARVRKELWGYCADESLEASDLHRIRYQGIRPAAGYPSQPDHTEKTTMWTLAGIQEKTGIGLTESLAMTPAAAVSGLYFSNPQASYFAVGKITKEQVEDYAQRKDMSVEEVERWLSPILAYENEL